ACCAAACCAAATTCGAATTCGAATCCGAATCGTGTCAGCTTATTTGTGTGTTTAAGACCAAAACAGTCTATAAATCACAACAAAAATTTCAGTATTCCAACAATTGCAtggttatataaaaattatacaaaaaaattacgTACACTTTTTCTTGGTTCGAATATCTTTGTAATACACTATAAAACGTTTGGTTGGGGTTTATGGCAGCACATGCAAAGCTAAGATAAGATTATTCTTGATGACTCATGTCATCACATAGTTGGTTCTCGGAGAATATCCCGAAGAATATTTCTTCTCAAAGCAACAATTATCAATCATGTTTGAAAACTCAAACCACATCAATTCAACTACAGTATATTATCAAGAAGCttaaaccaaatcaaaaacaaatcCCAATAAAACAAGTGAAAATAGAGAGCTTAATACACTTCCACGTGCCACTGCTTGTTCTTCCTGAGCTGAGAAAGCTTGGCGTCCCAGCTCTCACCTCTCTCCTCCGCAACTCGTTTAAGCGTATCTTGAATCCCAGGCATCATTCCTTTAAGCCCACAAAAGTAAATATGAGCTCCGTTATCCAGAAGCTTGAAGATCTCATCGCTATACTCTTCAATCTTGTCCTGCACGTACATCTTCCCACctttcttgttcttctcttctctgctCAACGCCTTGTCGAACCTAAAGTTATCCGGGTGGTCTTTCAAGTACTTGCTGAACTCATCATCGTAGAGAAGGCTGTCGGTGTTGGCCACGCCTAAGAAGAGCCAGGCTAAGCCGCCAAATTTGTAGTTTGGGACGTTTTCCATGAACAGTCGACGTAGGTAGCCTCTGTATGGAGCCACTCCTGTTCCCGTGGCTATCATTATGTGCGTCGCGTTTGGATCGTTCTCTGGTAATAGCATTACTTTCCCGGATGGACCTGTGATTTGAATCTTGTCTCCGGGTTTTGAATCACATAGGAAGTTGCTGCAGACTCCGTTCTTTGAAGGGTCTTCTTTACCAGTCTCGGGGTCGTAGTAAACAGCTCTGCGTACACACAAACTCGCTGTTTTACCGTCAAAGAAGTCTCCATACCTCGTTGATGCAATAGAGTAAAGGCGCACATTGTGTGGAGCTCCTGGTTTCTTCGGGTTCTCACCCTACGACGCGCCAAAAAAATCCAGTTCGTTAATAGATAATTTTGAAGACAATGAGAACCAATGTAATGGCACGAAAGGGAGGTGACTGACTTACGGGAGGGATGACACCGTAACTCTGTCCTTCCCAGTAAGGAAGGTTGCCTTCATGATCGATCACGATATGACAAGTTTCTCCTGGAGCTTTGGGGCCAACGACTCGCTCCACGGAGACAATCTTAGCTGTGTAAGAATCTTTGGGTTTGTACAAGTTCAAAGGAGGATCAGTGGGGTCTTCCAACTCTATAGGAGAGACATTAACCTTGGAGCTACTTGCTTGTTGGACCGACATGCATATTGTTGTGTTCGAGTACCGTTTTGCATCTCTTATGGTACTTGTTTTCTGGGTCAACGCCAAGGAAGATGACCATGGCTTGGTGTTGAAGCTGATGCTATTGTTATGCTGCAGGATGAAAAGCGACACAACACAAGCAAACGAGGGTTTAAGATCAAACTCAGATGAAATGAGAAAAATTAAGCAAACATAATCTCAAGGAATGTGACTGGACACGACTAGGGGAAAGACAATATAGAATCCAAAGATTCTGTGTACAAATACAGGTCATGGGTTAACCTTGTGAgagctttttgttttgttttgtgaacACTAGAGAAAATAGGAAGCTgtaaggagagagagaaaggagggATCCACCTTGAAGACAGATCTTGTAAGAGAGCGTTCGTTACCGATTGAAACAGAGACAGCAGCAGCCTGTAGTGAAATGAAAGATACATGGGATTAAAACTCTCTCCTGATATGATATGAAATGAAACAACTTTTGTGCTTCGTTTTCTCGACAAAATAAATTCGTTAATGGAGGAGGAAAACAAAAGCAGGTTAAAGATCATAAAACCCCCCAGAACAATTAAATCAAAAGCTTCTCTCGTTTACTCCGCAAACAGACAAGACAAGTTTAAGTGCATTAGCTCGGATCAAATCCCTAAAACAAACAGAGGATTCAGAAAACCAAACGTTGACTAAAACTTTCTGACCTGAGAAACAGCAGAGTGAGACATTGTTATGGATCGGAGAGAGGAGGGTGATGATAAGTTTCTTCGGAATCAATAATGGAAGGCGGGGGGCACTAGTATGATGATCCTTTGATCATGGGGGAATAAGgggtttatttataaatagagTAATAAGGCTACACGATCCTTTGAATCTCCTCAAAGGCCAACCCTTCCTCCTTTCCTCTCCCTCTTTTGGACTCCTCCAGGGCTCCAACTGACGCTTATCACacctttt
This region of Brassica napus cultivar Da-Ae chromosome C5, Da-Ae, whole genome shotgun sequence genomic DNA includes:
- the LOC106406945 gene encoding ferredoxin--NADP reductase, root isozyme 2, chloroplastic-like, yielding MSHSAVSQAAAVSVSIGNERSLTRSVFKHNNSISFNTKPWSSSLALTQKTSTIRDAKRYSNTTICMSVQQASSSKVNVSPIELEDPTDPPLNLYKPKDSYTAKIVSVERVVGPKAPGETCHIVIDHEGNLPYWEGQSYGVIPPGENPKKPGAPHNVRLYSIASTRYGDFFDGKTASLCVRRAVYYDPETGKEDPSKNGVCSNFLCDSKPGDKIQITGPSGKVMLLPENDPNATHIMIATGTGVAPYRGYLRRLFMENVPNYKFGGLAWLFLGVANTDSLLYDDEFSKYLKDHPDNFRFDKALSREEKNKKGGKMYVQDKIEEYSDEIFKLLDNGAHIYFCGLKGMMPGIQDTLKRVAEERGESWDAKLSQLRKNKQWHVEVY